A window from Phaeocystidibacter marisrubri encodes these proteins:
- a CDS encoding SpoIIAA family protein, with translation MMQIMETKEENLIAAKISGKISKKDVERFHPLIHNTIEKGQKVDFYFELEDFDGYELEGLWEDLKVDTTHLSDYGKMAFVGDKKWQEWAAKATDFFTDSEVRFFHLQEKKKAKEWISQ, from the coding sequence ATGATGCAGATAATGGAAACAAAAGAGGAAAACTTGATTGCCGCTAAAATCAGCGGTAAAATCTCCAAAAAAGACGTGGAAAGATTCCACCCGCTCATCCACAACACTATTGAAAAAGGCCAAAAGGTAGATTTCTACTTTGAACTGGAAGACTTTGACGGCTACGAGTTGGAAGGTTTATGGGAAGATTTAAAAGTAGATACCACACATCTATCAGATTATGGAAAAATGGCATTTGTTGGAGATAAAAAATGGCAGGAGTGGGCGGCCAAAGCCACTGATTTTTTTACGGATTCAGAAGTCAGATTTTTTCACCTTCAGGAGAAGAAAAAGGCAAAAGAATGGATCAGTCAGTAG
- a CDS encoding CusA/CzcA family heavy metal efflux RND transporter produces the protein MIDKIISFSIRNKFIVGLLTLALIGVGIYSMSTVNLGSVPDITNNQVQVMTVSENLATEDIEQFVTYPVELAMGNLPGVEEIRSVSRFGLSVVTIVFEDDMGTYLPRQLVQEKLNELQETIPEKFGDPTMGPISTGLGQIYEYTIQPKPGYDTVYSPMELRTIQDWIVKRQLTLLDGVVEVNSFGGYIKQYEVAINPEKLNAMDVSISEVYGALARNNVNTGGAYIEKNRMSNFIRGEGLVRSLDDIRSIVIRNENGIPITIDDVAEKVHFGHQVRYGAFTRDGKEAVGGIIMMLRGSNPNAVIQNVKERMEEVEKSLPEGLTIDAFIDRSALIGRTTDTVKNNLIEGALIVIFALVILLGSLRGGLITATTIPLSLLFAFILMKQFNVWANLMSLGAIDFGIIIDGAVIIIEGTVYEIQKRIRSGKIKFNQSVMDEVAYESGSTMMGSAFFGQIIILIVFAPILFLTGVEGKMFQPMAYTFGFAMIGAIVLCLTYVPMMSALFMKPIQNRKNWFGRFERWLEKISDKVIGGIHWAYLPLLKSALRFKTMVIIVAVVLLGIAGYTFSRMGGEFVPQLDEGDIAMQALIRPGSSLSESTELSYKIENLLLENFPEIKTVTARIGVADIPTDPMPMDIADMYLILEKDRDKWTTAETKEGLIDEIKELLEERLTGVNLVFTQPVELRFNELLEGVREDIAVKLYGEDLDVLATKVQEMADIIETVPGAGDVNAERTSGLPQMTVRYNRKKMAQYGLDIEKVNAYISSAFAGGKAGVIFEGEKRFDLVIRFDEAHRQGIDDLRTLYIDLENGTQIPIKEIADISYQPGPMQISRDNTYRRTYVGVNVRGRDVESVVNDIQAKLDDQLDLPSGYYITYGGEFENLQSAKKRLTIVVPIALFLIFVLLYFALKSFSQSIMIYMAIPLAAIGGVFALWMRDMPFSISAGVGFIVLFGVAVLNGLVLINRFNSLKEEGVTSLKDRILTGTKERIRPIMLTATTDIFGFLPMAFSASAGAEVQRPLATVVIGGMLSATLLTLVVLPVLYTFVEKRREKKIGNQGHKTALNTIVLLIGLGSFLGFSQSAHAQGINPDTLQSISLEGAQNRAVEYFPQVKAKRLQIESEEALKKTAWDFGNTQIFTGAEEASSNTDGVYTRIGVQQQNIDVFGIAPRLRLQKERVALAESALDLSLTELKREVKLAWGQVYTAKNTYQVYNRLDSLFTDIERAADVRLEVEETSKLAYLATKNQANEVRIQKEQAYRDYLGALQRLNLWLVSDTLYTVPDVPSEQLTGILNYDLDSLSTHPLLNVYQQQIKVADARIKERRSEFLPKLQGQYGWQEVGGQTGFYTYQIGIQIPLFFGPELGRTQEAKIQREIATENLRQNQLQLNAEYQSMREEYLKWRNSWIYYRDQALPLAREQRQGSITAYREGAIDYVSFLQNIRDAIRIEVDSWNALGNYLDSRYELEYYLQTTN, from the coding sequence CTACCTGCCCCGCCAATTGGTACAGGAAAAACTGAATGAATTACAGGAGACCATCCCTGAAAAGTTTGGCGACCCAACTATGGGCCCTATTTCTACAGGCTTGGGCCAGATCTATGAATATACCATCCAACCGAAACCGGGTTATGACACAGTCTACAGCCCGATGGAACTGCGAACCATTCAGGATTGGATCGTAAAAAGACAACTCACCTTGCTTGATGGTGTGGTGGAGGTCAACTCATTTGGTGGTTACATCAAACAATACGAAGTGGCTATTAATCCTGAAAAGCTCAACGCCATGGATGTGAGCATTTCAGAGGTTTACGGTGCCCTTGCCCGAAATAACGTAAATACTGGCGGTGCTTACATCGAAAAAAACCGGATGTCCAATTTCATTCGCGGGGAAGGACTGGTGCGCTCTCTGGACGACATACGGAGTATTGTAATCCGAAACGAAAATGGTATTCCCATCACCATTGATGACGTGGCCGAGAAAGTTCATTTTGGCCACCAGGTGCGCTACGGGGCTTTCACCCGTGATGGTAAAGAAGCCGTAGGAGGCATAATAATGATGCTGAGAGGATCCAACCCTAATGCCGTTATCCAAAACGTGAAAGAGCGCATGGAGGAAGTAGAAAAATCGCTTCCCGAAGGGCTCACGATTGATGCTTTTATCGACCGTAGCGCACTTATAGGGAGAACCACTGATACGGTAAAGAACAACCTGATTGAAGGCGCACTGATCGTAATCTTCGCCTTGGTAATCCTCCTGGGAAGTTTGCGCGGGGGTCTCATTACGGCCACTACCATTCCGCTTTCTCTGCTCTTTGCCTTCATTTTGATGAAGCAGTTTAACGTTTGGGCCAACCTGATGAGCCTGGGCGCTATTGACTTCGGGATTATCATTGATGGGGCAGTGATTATCATTGAAGGAACAGTTTACGAAATCCAGAAACGTATTCGGTCAGGGAAAATCAAGTTCAACCAGAGTGTAATGGATGAGGTAGCTTATGAGTCCGGCAGCACAATGATGGGTTCAGCCTTTTTCGGACAGATTATCATCCTGATTGTATTTGCCCCTATTCTTTTCCTCACAGGTGTGGAAGGTAAAATGTTCCAGCCCATGGCCTATACCTTTGGATTTGCCATGATAGGTGCTATAGTCTTGTGCCTCACTTACGTTCCCATGATGTCTGCCCTTTTCATGAAACCCATCCAAAACAGAAAGAACTGGTTTGGGCGATTTGAACGCTGGCTGGAAAAAATCAGTGATAAAGTCATTGGTGGCATTCATTGGGCCTATCTGCCCTTACTCAAAAGTGCACTCCGGTTTAAAACAATGGTAATTATCGTTGCTGTTGTTCTGCTCGGCATAGCAGGCTATACCTTTTCCCGAATGGGAGGAGAATTTGTGCCCCAACTGGATGAAGGTGATATCGCCATGCAGGCATTGATAAGGCCAGGAAGTTCGCTCAGTGAATCTACAGAATTATCCTATAAAATTGAAAACCTCTTACTGGAGAATTTCCCGGAAATCAAAACCGTAACAGCTCGCATAGGTGTGGCCGACATTCCTACCGACCCTATGCCAATGGATATTGCCGATATGTACCTCATTCTGGAAAAAGACCGGGATAAGTGGACTACGGCAGAAACGAAGGAAGGGCTTATTGACGAAATCAAGGAACTGCTTGAAGAGCGGTTGACTGGTGTCAACCTTGTGTTCACACAACCTGTGGAACTTCGATTCAATGAACTTTTGGAGGGAGTGCGCGAAGACATTGCTGTCAAGCTCTATGGTGAAGACCTGGATGTATTGGCTACCAAAGTTCAGGAAATGGCCGATATTATTGAGACCGTGCCGGGTGCAGGTGATGTGAATGCCGAACGAACTTCGGGTTTGCCTCAAATGACCGTGCGCTATAACCGCAAGAAAATGGCACAATACGGGTTGGACATTGAAAAGGTGAACGCCTACATCAGTTCTGCTTTTGCAGGTGGAAAGGCAGGGGTGATTTTTGAAGGCGAAAAACGCTTTGATCTGGTCATCCGTTTTGATGAGGCCCACCGCCAAGGTATAGACGATCTGCGCACCCTGTATATCGACCTTGAGAACGGAACACAAATTCCCATCAAAGAAATAGCTGACATAAGTTACCAACCAGGCCCGATGCAGATTAGCCGCGACAATACCTACCGTAGGACTTACGTAGGTGTAAACGTGCGAGGCAGGGATGTGGAGTCGGTAGTAAATGACATACAGGCTAAATTGGATGATCAATTGGATTTACCATCTGGCTATTATATTACGTATGGTGGCGAATTTGAGAATTTACAGAGTGCCAAAAAACGGCTCACTATTGTAGTGCCCATTGCACTCTTTTTGATTTTCGTGCTGCTCTATTTTGCACTAAAGTCATTTTCGCAATCCATTATGATCTACATGGCCATTCCCCTGGCAGCCATAGGGGGCGTTTTTGCCTTGTGGATGAGAGATATGCCATTTAGTATTTCAGCCGGTGTTGGATTTATCGTGCTGTTTGGTGTAGCTGTATTGAATGGTTTGGTTCTGATCAACCGCTTCAATTCCCTCAAAGAAGAAGGGGTGACCAGCTTAAAGGATCGAATTTTGACCGGTACCAAAGAAAGGATTCGCCCCATCATGCTTACTGCAACCACGGATATATTCGGTTTCCTGCCTATGGCTTTCTCGGCATCTGCCGGAGCGGAAGTGCAACGGCCTTTGGCCACCGTAGTAATTGGTGGAATGCTGTCGGCTACACTTCTTACGCTGGTTGTACTGCCTGTACTCTATACCTTCGTTGAGAAACGCAGGGAAAAGAAAATCGGAAACCAGGGGCATAAAACAGCTCTGAACACCATCGTTCTACTCATTGGTTTAGGTAGTTTTCTTGGCTTTTCCCAATCTGCACACGCACAGGGAATAAACCCGGATACCTTGCAAAGCATTTCCCTTGAAGGTGCCCAAAATCGGGCTGTTGAGTATTTCCCGCAAGTGAAGGCCAAAAGGCTGCAAATAGAAAGTGAGGAAGCCTTGAAGAAAACCGCATGGGATTTTGGGAACACCCAAATTTTCACGGGAGCGGAAGAAGCAAGCAGCAATACTGATGGAGTTTATACGCGGATAGGGGTTCAACAACAAAATATTGATGTTTTTGGAATTGCTCCACGACTGCGCTTGCAAAAGGAACGGGTCGCCCTTGCCGAAAGCGCTCTCGACCTGTCATTAACAGAGCTTAAACGAGAAGTGAAGTTGGCCTGGGGCCAGGTTTACACCGCTAAAAACACCTACCAGGTGTACAACCGTTTGGATTCGCTCTTTACCGATATAGAACGAGCGGCAGATGTGAGGTTGGAAGTAGAAGAAACTTCTAAACTGGCCTATTTGGCCACTAAAAACCAGGCCAATGAAGTGCGCATCCAAAAGGAACAGGCCTATCGCGATTACCTGGGCGCTTTGCAGCGGCTCAACTTATGGCTGGTCAGCGATACCCTTTATACAGTACCGGATGTGCCCAGTGAGCAATTGACCGGGATCCTTAATTATGACTTGGATTCCCTAAGTACTCACCCTTTGCTTAATGTGTATCAACAGCAAATAAAAGTGGCCGATGCTCGAATAAAGGAAAGAAGATCGGAGTTTTTGCCCAAGTTACAAGGACAGTATGGCTGGCAAGAAGTTGGGGGGCAAACCGGGTTTTACACCTACCAAATAGGCATACAAATCCCCTTGTTTTTTGGGCCCGAGCTGGGCCGTACGCAAGAGGCTAAAATCCAGCGCGAAATTGCCACGGAAAATCTCAGGCAGAACCAGCTTCAACTCAATGCCGAGTACCAATCCATGCGGGAAGAATACCTGAAATGGCGTAACTCATGGATTTACTATCGTGACCAGGCATTGCCGCTGGCACGCGAGCAAAGACAAGGTTCGATAACGGCTTACCGAGAAGGCGCAATAGACTATGTAAGTTTTTTGCAAAACATAAGGGACGCTATCCGCATAGAAGTGGATTCATGGAATGCTTTGGGCAATTACCTGGACAGCCGCTATGAACTCGAATACTATTTACAAACAACAAACTAA
- a CDS encoding P-II family nitrogen regulator yields the protein MKEIKAFIKPKRAQVVIEALSEAGFQSMTISQAEGTGAHKAKGASPSLDFHVTDSPVVKLELVCQNEEMDKAVQLIIGKAKTPEPGDGIIYVSEIEDAFRIKTGESIRKQV from the coding sequence ATGAAAGAAATAAAAGCATTTATCAAGCCCAAGCGGGCACAGGTAGTCATTGAAGCCTTGAGCGAGGCTGGTTTTCAAAGCATGACTATCTCACAGGCAGAGGGTACAGGAGCCCACAAAGCAAAGGGCGCCTCACCCTCTCTTGATTTTCATGTTACCGATAGCCCGGTGGTAAAGCTGGAGCTGGTCTGCCAGAATGAAGAAATGGATAAAGCGGTACAGTTGATAATTGGCAAGGCCAAAACACCTGAGCCGGGAGATGGGATTATATACGTTTCGGAAATTGAGGATGCGTTTCGGATAAAAACGGGTGAGTCGATCCGAAAACAGGTCTAA
- a CDS encoding efflux RND transporter periplasmic adaptor subunit yields MKNQIIKLFVLLFIAGFVSACGNEGNGDGHNHEEGEQHEPYEGHGEEGMGEVHLSNLKFKSLGMKVDTMPTRPISGVVEANGQLEVPPQHEATVTAIVGGNITSIKVIEGDKVNKGQVLAYLSHPDLIEIQTKYITAYNRSEYLEQEYNRQKKLYEEEVGSGKTFQETKSDYQSMKGEVKGYEAQLRQLNLNVEKIRNGDVYEQVPVVSPIDGYIENVLIQVGQYIQPQTGMFTIVNTKHIHADLMVFEKDVYKVKEGQKVSFTVESVPGSRLTAKIYSVGKQFEQNPKAVHVHAEIEQKKEFLIPGMYINGKIHTESEAVKALPESAIIEEEGKPYIFIAEQHNEDGETEWAFKPVEIRTGIADEGWVEINLLEPLPKGAKVAWNNAYYLISEMKKSQTSHSH; encoded by the coding sequence ATGAAAAATCAGATCATAAAATTATTTGTACTGCTATTTATAGCAGGTTTTGTTTCGGCCTGTGGCAACGAAGGAAATGGTGATGGGCACAATCACGAGGAAGGTGAGCAACACGAACCGTACGAAGGCCACGGTGAAGAAGGAATGGGCGAAGTTCATTTGTCCAACCTGAAATTTAAGAGCCTGGGAATGAAAGTGGACACTATGCCCACTCGCCCCATATCGGGCGTGGTAGAAGCCAATGGCCAGTTGGAAGTGCCACCCCAGCACGAGGCCACAGTTACAGCGATAGTTGGAGGTAACATTACCTCCATCAAGGTGATCGAAGGGGACAAAGTCAACAAAGGCCAGGTGCTGGCATACCTGTCTCATCCTGACCTTATTGAAATTCAAACCAAATACATCACGGCCTACAACCGCAGCGAATACCTGGAGCAGGAATACAACCGGCAAAAGAAGCTGTACGAGGAAGAGGTAGGTTCAGGCAAAACCTTTCAGGAGACCAAGTCTGACTATCAATCCATGAAAGGAGAAGTAAAGGGCTACGAAGCCCAACTGCGCCAGTTGAACCTGAATGTAGAGAAAATCAGGAATGGCGATGTATATGAGCAGGTGCCTGTGGTAAGCCCCATAGATGGTTATATCGAGAACGTTCTGATTCAGGTAGGTCAGTACATTCAGCCGCAAACGGGAATGTTCACAATTGTCAATACCAAACATATTCATGCTGACCTAATGGTATTCGAAAAAGATGTGTACAAAGTGAAAGAAGGGCAGAAAGTTTCTTTTACTGTGGAGTCCGTGCCCGGTTCCCGCCTTACTGCCAAAATTTATTCGGTGGGTAAACAATTTGAACAAAACCCAAAGGCGGTTCACGTCCACGCAGAAATTGAGCAAAAGAAAGAATTCCTGATCCCAGGGATGTACATCAACGGTAAAATCCACACAGAAAGTGAAGCTGTAAAAGCCCTGCCGGAAAGTGCTATTATCGAGGAAGAAGGCAAACCCTATATCTTCATTGCCGAACAGCACAATGAAGACGGTGAGACGGAATGGGCCTTTAAACCGGTGGAAATACGAACCGGTATTGCCGATGAGGGTTGGGTGGAAATAAACCTGTTGGAACCACTGCCCAAAGGAGCTAAAGTAGCCTGGAACAATGCCTATTACCTGATCTCAGAGATGAAGAAAAGCCAGACATCGCATAGTCATTAA
- the nhaA gene encoding Na+/H+ antiporter NhaA, translating to MDQSVENSNSQLAYIRETARKFLDRETTGGLLLIGATIIALVLGNSPWADAYHHYLKDEFLFELSEHFSFGLTIKEWINDGLMAIFFLVAGMELKREIMVGELSSFKKASMPLMGAIGGMVLPALIFVSFNYGTENINGWGIPMATDIAYSLGIIGLLGKRVPAQLKIFLVALAIADDLGAILVIALFYSNELSGLYLSAGGGVFILLLLLNRFGVKNLFWYIVGGVALWYCFLNSGIHPTIAGVLFAVTIPIKPKLDSKVLKERTAHNIKELEETDIENLDPMQDKRQGQILKTIKKDTENARPPLLRLENRLIDFNAFFIIPIFAIANAGVKLDVGFMEVVSGSLGLGILLGLAVGKVAGIGLFAFIGQKIGIAELHPSLKWRHIIGMGMIAGIGFTMSLFITNLAFDNPEIIKVSKISILMASLIAAIGGVITLVIGTKQNNYKETESYNHSENE from the coding sequence ATGGATCAGTCAGTAGAAAATAGTAACTCCCAATTAGCATATATCAGAGAGACTGCCCGTAAGTTTCTGGACAGGGAGACCACCGGAGGATTGCTTCTGATTGGCGCAACCATTATTGCCCTGGTGCTGGGCAATTCCCCTTGGGCAGATGCTTACCACCACTATCTTAAAGATGAATTTCTCTTTGAACTATCCGAACATTTTTCTTTTGGTCTGACCATCAAGGAATGGATCAATGACGGGCTGATGGCCATATTCTTTCTGGTGGCCGGCATGGAACTGAAGCGGGAAATAATGGTGGGCGAATTGTCGTCCTTCAAAAAAGCTTCTATGCCGCTCATGGGAGCAATCGGAGGAATGGTTTTACCCGCACTGATTTTCGTAAGTTTTAACTACGGTACCGAAAATATCAATGGCTGGGGAATCCCTATGGCTACCGATATAGCCTATTCTTTGGGCATCATTGGCCTGTTGGGGAAGCGGGTGCCGGCACAGCTTAAAATCTTTCTGGTGGCGCTGGCCATAGCGGATGATTTGGGGGCAATACTCGTTATTGCACTCTTTTACAGCAATGAGCTTAGTGGGCTGTACTTAAGCGCTGGTGGAGGTGTATTCATCCTATTGTTACTGTTAAACCGTTTTGGGGTAAAAAACCTCTTCTGGTACATTGTGGGAGGAGTCGCTTTATGGTATTGCTTCCTGAATTCAGGCATTCACCCGACCATAGCAGGGGTGCTTTTCGCGGTTACCATACCTATAAAACCCAAATTGGACAGTAAGGTATTAAAGGAGCGTACCGCTCATAATATCAAAGAATTAGAAGAAACAGATATTGAAAACCTTGACCCCATGCAGGATAAGCGTCAAGGACAAATACTGAAAACCATTAAAAAAGACACGGAAAACGCCAGACCACCGTTGCTCCGGTTAGAAAACAGATTAATTGATTTTAATGCCTTTTTCATTATCCCAATTTTTGCCATTGCCAATGCAGGTGTAAAACTGGATGTCGGGTTTATGGAAGTGGTTTCGGGCTCTCTTGGACTTGGTATTTTATTAGGGCTTGCCGTGGGTAAAGTTGCCGGTATTGGATTGTTTGCATTTATAGGTCAGAAAATAGGTATTGCAGAACTGCATCCTTCATTGAAATGGCGGCATATTATTGGTATGGGCATGATAGCCGGTATAGGGTTCACTATGTCACTGTTTATTACCAACCTGGCATTTGACAATCCTGAGATTATCAAGGTATCCAAAATCAGTATTTTAATGGCTTCTCTGATTGCTGCTATAGGTGGTGTCATTACTTTGGTAATCGGCACGAAGCAGAATAACTATAAGGAGACTGAAAGTTATAATCATTCTGAAAATGAATAA